In the genome of Negativicoccus succinicivorans, one region contains:
- a CDS encoding DUF951 domain-containing protein — translation MAYLKVDIGDIVNMKKPHPCGSKEWEVLRIGADFRIRCRGCGHTVMIARPKFMKAVRGVVTKVADRDDFAPPTDHSFPADDAAQN, via the coding sequence ATGGCGTATTTAAAAGTAGATATCGGCGATATCGTCAACATGAAAAAGCCGCATCCCTGCGGCAGCAAGGAATGGGAAGTCTTGCGCATCGGCGCGGATTTTCGCATTCGCTGCCGCGGTTGCGGTCATACCGTGATGATCGCCCGTCCGAAATTCATGAAAGCGGTGCGCGGCGTCGTCACCAAAGTCGCCGATCGCGACGATTTCGCGCCGCCGACCGACCATTCTTTTCCCGCGGACGATGCCGCGCAAAATTAA
- the larA gene encoding nickel-dependent lactate racemase: METTYTWPYGRQEISFTLPDERVKNCLTMAQMQPLADPIRAIREALLHPIDSAPLPELIDAGDKVAIIVNDTTRIAHTDIFLPVIVEMLNERGVADEDITILFALGMHRPMTDEEMISQITEDLFRRLRTVNAQARHDADYIKIGTTSYGTPVAFHKDALAADKLILTGSVVHHFFAGFGGGRKALFPGVAHRETIRHNHSLMLDPHAVIGEIKTNPIYLDQVEGCEMHRPTFLLNTVLNEKKEFIGVFAGDYITAHEKACELVDRMNGVEIPREYPIVIVTCGGYPKDINIYQSQKTMDNAVCAVQEGGVVILLAACPEGSGNSEFDATVRAYPSPEKIEAYVREDFQIGRHKAYAVTRLMKKADFYLLSEMPDDAARAALFTPVHSVEEALALAEQKLGPNADICLMPQGSYTVPRLVKKA; encoded by the coding sequence ATGGAAACCACCTACACCTGGCCCTACGGCCGCCAAGAAATTTCATTTACATTGCCCGACGAACGGGTAAAAAATTGTTTAACCATGGCACAAATGCAGCCGCTCGCCGATCCGATCCGAGCGATTCGTGAAGCGCTGTTGCATCCGATCGACTCCGCCCCTCTGCCGGAACTGATTGACGCCGGCGACAAAGTCGCGATCATCGTCAATGATACGACACGCATCGCGCACACGGATATTTTTTTGCCGGTCATAGTGGAAATGCTGAACGAGCGCGGCGTGGCCGACGAAGATATCACGATTCTTTTCGCACTGGGTATGCATCGCCCGATGACGGACGAAGAAATGATTTCGCAAATCACGGAAGATCTCTTTCGCCGTCTGCGTACGGTCAACGCCCAAGCGCGACATGACGCGGATTACATCAAAATCGGCACGACCTCGTACGGTACGCCGGTCGCGTTTCACAAAGACGCGCTGGCCGCGGATAAATTAATTCTGACCGGCAGCGTCGTTCACCATTTCTTCGCCGGTTTCGGCGGCGGGCGCAAGGCGCTCTTTCCGGGCGTGGCGCATCGGGAAACCATCCGCCACAACCACTCGTTGATGCTCGATCCGCACGCGGTCATCGGTGAGATCAAAACCAATCCGATCTATCTCGATCAGGTCGAAGGCTGTGAAATGCATCGACCGACCTTTTTGCTCAATACCGTCTTGAATGAAAAGAAAGAATTCATCGGCGTGTTCGCCGGCGACTACATCACTGCGCACGAAAAAGCCTGTGAGTTGGTCGACCGCATGAACGGCGTCGAAATTCCGCGCGAATATCCGATCGTCATCGTGACGTGCGGCGGCTATCCGAAAGACATCAATATTTACCAGAGCCAAAAAACGATGGACAACGCCGTTTGCGCCGTGCAGGAAGGCGGTGTCGTCATCTTGCTCGCCGCCTGTCCGGAAGGTTCGGGCAACAGTGAATTTGACGCGACGGTGCGCGCGTATCCTTCGCCGGAAAAAATCGAAGCGTACGTGCGCGAAGATTTTCAAATCGGCCGTCACAAAGCGTACGCGGTTACGCGTCTGATGAAAAAAGCGGACTTCTATTTGCTTTCCGAAATGCCCGACGACGCAGCCCGCGCCGCCCTTTTCACGCCGGTGCATTCGGTCGAAGAAGCGCTGGCACTGGCGGAACAAAAACTCGGTCCGAACGCGGACATTTGCCTCATGCCGCAAGGCAGCTACACGGTGCCGCGGCTTGTGAAAAAGGCGTAA
- a CDS encoding alpha/beta hydrolase family protein, with product MSKQARAFMVNISAITRQGIDAIRYTPVNPRGLVIWYHGWSSKMAGQELRALAFANAGWEVIVPAAIYHDNRGEIDYEDPKSYPYFWKTLFQNVRESDIWMDYARENGYKLIVSSGHSMGGFSALGVAAQQKAVSGVVAINGSGHWPLSHLFFQARFGQMYPLAAEIHKDVEEMSPHMHAQALKKKPFYLIHGAADNSVDPRADVEFATILQDAGADVKTEFIDNLGHFVTTGMLVSATDWLGNRFLYTGKKEER from the coding sequence ATGAGCAAACAAGCACGCGCGTTTATGGTGAATATCTCCGCCATTACGCGCCAGGGCATCGATGCCATCCGCTACACCCCCGTCAATCCGCGCGGCCTGGTGATTTGGTACCACGGCTGGAGCTCGAAGATGGCCGGACAGGAACTGCGGGCGCTGGCCTTTGCGAACGCCGGCTGGGAAGTCATCGTGCCGGCGGCTATCTACCATGACAATCGCGGCGAAATCGATTACGAAGATCCGAAATCCTATCCGTACTTTTGGAAAACGCTGTTCCAAAACGTGCGCGAAAGCGATATTTGGATGGACTACGCGCGGGAAAACGGTTACAAATTGATCGTGTCGTCCGGCCATTCCATGGGCGGTTTCTCCGCGCTCGGCGTCGCCGCACAACAAAAAGCGGTGTCCGGCGTGGTCGCGATCAACGGTTCCGGTCATTGGCCGCTGAGCCACCTTTTCTTCCAGGCGCGCTTCGGCCAAATGTATCCGCTCGCCGCGGAAATCCATAAAGACGTGGAGGAAATGTCGCCGCACATGCACGCGCAGGCCCTCAAGAAAAAACCGTTCTACCTCATTCACGGCGCCGCCGACAACTCCGTCGACCCGCGCGCGGATGTGGAGTTCGCCACCATTTTGCAAGATGCCGGCGCCGATGTCAAAACGGAATTTATCGACAATCTCGGTCACTTCGTGACGACAGGCATGCTCGTGTCCGCCACCGATTGGCTCGGCAACCGCTTTTTATATACGGGTAAAAAGGAAGAGCGATGA
- the floA gene encoding flotillin-like protein FloA (flotillin-like protein involved in membrane lipid rafts) has product MDFIFPGFTIVLVVFFILILQHFVPIGLWISALAAGVHISIFDLIGMRLRRVPPRLIVLPLVKGSKAGLEVNVNQLEAHYLAGGDVDRVVDALIAAHRASIPLTFERSAAIDLAGRNVLEAVQMSVNPKVIETPIISAMAKNGIELRVRARVTVRANIDRLVGGAGEATIIARVGEGIVTTVGSSERHTDVLENPDHISRTVLEKGLDAGTAFEILSIDIADVDVGRNIGAELQTDQAEADKRIAQARAEERRAMAVAKEQEMRAQTQEMQAEVVRAQAEVPIAFAEALKSGKLGVMDYYRLQNINADTEMREAIAKPESEE; this is encoded by the coding sequence ATGGACTTTATTTTTCCGGGCTTCACCATTGTGCTAGTTGTCTTTTTTATCCTGATTTTGCAGCATTTCGTGCCGATTGGGTTGTGGATTTCCGCACTGGCGGCCGGCGTTCATATCAGCATCTTTGATCTCATCGGGATGCGCTTACGTCGCGTGCCGCCGCGCTTGATCGTGTTGCCGCTCGTCAAGGGCTCAAAAGCGGGACTTGAGGTCAACGTCAACCAGCTGGAAGCGCATTACCTCGCCGGCGGTGATGTCGACCGCGTAGTCGACGCGCTGATCGCCGCGCATCGCGCTTCGATTCCGCTGACCTTCGAACGCTCCGCCGCGATTGATCTCGCCGGACGCAACGTGCTCGAAGCGGTGCAAATGAGCGTTAACCCGAAAGTCATTGAAACGCCGATCATCTCCGCGATGGCGAAAAACGGTATCGAATTGCGCGTGCGGGCGCGCGTCACCGTTCGCGCCAACATCGACCGCTTGGTCGGCGGCGCCGGCGAAGCGACGATCATCGCCCGTGTCGGTGAAGGCATCGTCACAACCGTCGGCTCGTCCGAACGTCACACCGACGTCTTGGAAAATCCCGACCACATTTCTCGCACCGTATTGGAAAAAGGTTTGGATGCCGGCACGGCCTTTGAAATTCTGTCCATTGATATCGCCGACGTCGATGTCGGACGCAACATCGGCGCGGAACTGCAAACCGATCAGGCGGAAGCCGACAAACGCATCGCTCAAGCGCGCGCCGAAGAGCGCCGCGCGATGGCGGTCGCCAAAGAGCAGGAAATGCGCGCCCAGACGCAGGAAATGCAGGCCGAAGTGGTCCGCGCGCAGGCGGAAGTGCCGATCGCGTTCGCGGAAGCGCTCAAGTCGGGCAAATTGGGCGTCATGGATTACTATCGTTTGCAAAACATCAACGCCGACACGGAAATGCGTGAGGCGATTGCCAAACCGGAAAGCGAGGAATAA
- a CDS encoding NfeD family protein, producing MMPRPRFGWRVLWSLCLFCCLALTAFAQNVVLVPIHGEINAQTAAQLHRSLATAQQENAPVVLDLDSFGGVLTHATAMRDEILASPQRVVVYVHPRAWSAGALLALAGQDLVMAPGSSIGAAEPIPATEKTIAAVRGEFAATAERRNRSPELAAAMVDKTLGYPPYAAPGTILSLTEQQAQAAGLAQTSAGDLTTLLAHYGWQNARLITVAPEWSDTLVGWLASPWLQIILIAIIFVSLFAEIKTAGFSGGGLVAFVATALLFFGQWQIGNPSLLAALMLAGGVLIILTDIFFAMTGFVTAAGIALCIGGLFLLLGGSSSALYIIAGGLVLSIIVFWHLAKHLTTGRLWRRLTLSQRSDSASGYTSNDDYTFLTGHAGITATPLRPAGTAKIDGRPYDVVTQGEFILRGTPIIVRRVIGNRIIVAARSDGENEL from the coding sequence ATGATGCCGCGCCCTCGCTTCGGTTGGCGCGTCCTTTGGTCGCTCTGCCTTTTTTGCTGTTTGGCGCTGACCGCTTTTGCGCAAAATGTGGTGTTGGTACCGATCCACGGTGAAATCAACGCCCAAACCGCAGCGCAACTCCATCGGTCGCTTGCGACGGCGCAGCAGGAAAACGCGCCGGTGGTACTTGATTTGGACAGTTTCGGCGGCGTTTTGACGCATGCCACCGCGATGCGCGATGAAATTCTCGCTTCCCCGCAACGGGTGGTCGTCTACGTGCATCCGCGCGCCTGGTCCGCCGGCGCTCTCTTGGCGCTCGCCGGACAGGATCTCGTAATGGCGCCGGGCAGTTCCATCGGAGCGGCGGAACCGATTCCCGCCACCGAAAAAACGATTGCGGCCGTGCGCGGTGAATTTGCCGCGACAGCGGAACGGCGCAACCGTTCTCCGGAACTCGCTGCGGCGATGGTCGATAAAACGCTCGGCTATCCGCCTTACGCCGCGCCGGGGACGATTCTTTCGCTGACAGAGCAGCAGGCGCAGGCCGCGGGTCTCGCGCAGACTTCGGCAGGTGATTTGACCACGCTGCTCGCGCATTACGGCTGGCAAAACGCCCGCCTCATTACCGTCGCGCCCGAGTGGTCCGACACGCTTGTCGGCTGGCTCGCGTCGCCCTGGTTGCAAATCATTTTAATTGCGATTATTTTCGTTTCATTATTCGCGGAAATCAAAACCGCCGGCTTTTCCGGCGGCGGCCTCGTCGCTTTCGTGGCAACGGCCCTGCTCTTTTTTGGGCAATGGCAAATCGGCAATCCGTCACTTTTGGCCGCGCTCATGCTCGCGGGCGGCGTGCTCATCATCTTGACCGATATATTCTTCGCCATGACCGGTTTTGTCACGGCGGCGGGGATCGCTTTATGTATCGGCGGTCTGTTTCTGTTGCTCGGCGGCAGCAGCTCGGCGCTGTATATCATCGCCGGCGGGCTGGTGCTCTCGATCATCGTGTTCTGGCACCTGGCCAAACATCTGACAACAGGTCGGCTCTGGCGGCGTCTGACGCTTTCGCAACGAAGCGACAGCGCGTCGGGCTACACCAGCAATGACGACTATACCTTTCTTACCGGACACGCCGGCATCACCGCCACGCCGTTACGACCGGCGGGCACGGCCAAAATCGACGGCCGTCCCTATGATGTTGTGACGCAGGGCGAATTCATCTTGCGCGGTACGCCGATCATTGTGCGTCGCGTCATTGGTAATCGCATCATCGTTGCCGCACGTTCCGACGGTGAAAACGAATTATAA
- a CDS encoding haloacid dehalogenase-like hydrolase gives MEQAPILAICYDFDHTLSPDDMQAAGYIQSVGFAVEDFWRESRKLAEQNEMDRNLAYMYLMAKTARGKVLFTRDRLAEYGAQVPLYPGVREWFANVNALGEAAGVRVEHYIISSGLKEMIAGTAIANEFKAIYASSFFYDEDGVAVWPAQAVNYTNKTQFLFRIKKGVLDVNDERINEYFPNEEMRVPFRNIVYIGDSATDIPCMKLVASSGGHAIGVYAPGESTAMVDGLLRDGRIQYKAPADYRQGAPLEQLISAIIAQTATREKLERRKVADLRDAKSRLANAKQGQ, from the coding sequence ATGGAACAAGCGCCGATTTTGGCGATTTGTTATGATTTTGACCACACGCTTTCTCCGGACGACATGCAGGCCGCGGGCTACATTCAGTCCGTCGGCTTCGCCGTGGAGGATTTTTGGCGAGAGTCGCGGAAACTTGCGGAACAAAATGAAATGGATCGCAATCTCGCGTACATGTACCTGATGGCGAAGACGGCGCGCGGCAAAGTGTTGTTCACGCGCGATCGACTGGCGGAGTACGGCGCGCAAGTGCCGTTGTATCCGGGCGTGCGCGAATGGTTCGCCAACGTGAACGCGCTGGGGGAAGCTGCGGGCGTGCGGGTGGAGCATTACATCATCTCGTCGGGATTGAAGGAAATGATCGCGGGCACGGCGATTGCGAACGAATTCAAAGCGATTTACGCGAGCTCCTTTTTCTATGATGAAGACGGGGTGGCGGTATGGCCGGCGCAAGCGGTCAACTACACGAATAAAACGCAATTTCTGTTTCGCATCAAAAAAGGCGTGCTCGATGTCAATGACGAACGCATCAATGAATATTTCCCGAACGAAGAGATGCGCGTGCCGTTTCGCAATATCGTCTACATCGGCGACAGCGCGACGGACATTCCGTGCATGAAGCTGGTGGCGAGCTCGGGCGGTCATGCGATCGGCGTGTACGCGCCGGGCGAATCGACCGCCATGGTGGACGGTTTGCTGCGCGACGGGCGAATTCAGTACAAAGCGCCGGCGGATTATCGGCAAGGCGCGCCGCTGGAACAGTTGATCAGCGCGATTATCGCGCAGACGGCGACGCGGGAAAAGTTGGAGCGGCGGAAGGTGGCTGACCTTCGTGACGCGAAGAGCCGACTCGCGAACGCGAAGCAAGGGCAATAA
- the nrdJ gene encoding ribonucleoside-triphosphate reductase, adenosylcobalamin-dependent, giving the protein MSRFTGFSEEFIQQYPHFPAHMTQLAKFVYYRTYSRWLEEEGRRETWRETVVRALTYNCQMAAENQEDAEALFDNVFNLRQFISGRSLWIGGSSASESLITANFNCAFTVMDNVHAFVDLFYLLMVGTGVGFRILKDDVAKLPKFRHDVILENLPFEPLPSNERVDPTSIIFRTDDIATIVVGDSKEGWVQALQFYLDIHTRHDYRKIKRVRINYNGVRPKGERLVTFGGTASGYESLATMFEKIHKVLTTEEFAPAPVEGQLRPIHVLDICNIIGENVVVGGVRRTAETAIISPDDDEVIEAKTDLTPNKFHRFMSNNSIYFTEKPSRERLQQIFHTLRYTGEPGFVNAAEGKRRRADFEGLNPCFEILLPRNSVCNLTTVNILAFVKDGKLLKEELLAAERLSARACYRMTCMNLELHNWNQTHQRDRLLGCSMTGWQDAMSALGYDREQQIELMRELHDAVREAADEYADELGTPHSLLVTAVKPEGTLSLVAGGVSPGLHYSHSEYFIRRIRVNASDPLAKTAEALGWSVHPEVGQEEPNVRTKVIDFPCYSPVKRTKYDVSAMEQLQTYYDFQKYYTEQNSSNTISIKDDEWDDVCQNVYDHWDEMLACSFLSLSDHHYELAPYEAITKEEYEAMTATMQDFNPNLLNYYEQATGNEGKEFEILDDREECASGVCPIK; this is encoded by the coding sequence ATGAGTCGTTTTACCGGTTTCAGTGAGGAATTTATTCAGCAGTATCCGCATTTTCCGGCGCATATGACGCAGTTGGCGAAGTTCGTTTACTATCGCACGTATTCGCGTTGGCTGGAGGAAGAGGGGCGGCGGGAAACATGGCGGGAAACCGTCGTACGCGCGCTCACGTATAATTGCCAAATGGCGGCGGAAAATCAGGAAGACGCGGAAGCGCTGTTTGACAATGTTTTTAACCTGCGTCAATTTATTTCGGGACGCAGCTTGTGGATCGGCGGTTCGAGCGCGTCGGAAAGTCTGATCACGGCGAATTTCAATTGCGCTTTTACGGTGATGGATAATGTGCACGCGTTTGTCGATCTGTTTTACCTCTTGATGGTCGGCACGGGCGTGGGCTTCCGCATTTTGAAAGACGATGTGGCGAAGTTGCCGAAGTTCCGCCATGACGTTATTTTGGAAAACTTGCCGTTTGAGCCTTTGCCGTCGAATGAACGCGTCGATCCGACGTCGATTATTTTCCGTACGGACGATATCGCGACGATTGTGGTCGGCGATTCCAAAGAAGGCTGGGTGCAGGCGCTGCAGTTTTATCTCGATATTCACACGCGCCATGATTACCGCAAAATTAAGCGGGTCCGCATCAATTACAACGGCGTGCGCCCGAAAGGCGAGCGGCTGGTGACGTTCGGCGGCACCGCGTCGGGATATGAGTCGCTGGCGACGATGTTTGAAAAAATTCATAAAGTGCTGACGACGGAAGAATTCGCGCCCGCGCCGGTCGAAGGGCAGTTGCGCCCGATCCACGTGCTCGATATCTGCAATATCATCGGCGAAAACGTGGTGGTCGGCGGCGTACGTCGCACGGCGGAAACGGCGATTATTTCGCCGGACGATGATGAAGTCATCGAGGCCAAAACCGATCTTACGCCAAACAAATTCCACCGTTTCATGAGCAACAACAGCATTTATTTTACGGAAAAACCGTCGCGCGAACGCTTGCAGCAAATTTTTCACACCTTGCGCTACACGGGCGAGCCGGGCTTCGTGAATGCGGCGGAGGGCAAACGCCGTCGCGCCGATTTCGAGGGCTTGAACCCCTGCTTTGAAATTTTACTGCCGCGTAATTCCGTCTGTAACCTGACGACGGTCAATATTCTCGCCTTCGTGAAAGACGGCAAGCTGCTGAAAGAGGAGCTTTTGGCGGCGGAACGGTTGAGCGCGCGCGCGTGCTACCGCATGACCTGCATGAACCTCGAATTGCACAATTGGAACCAAACTCATCAGCGCGACCGCCTGCTCGGCTGCTCGATGACGGGCTGGCAGGACGCGATGAGCGCGCTCGGCTACGATCGGGAGCAGCAAATCGAATTGATGCGGGAACTGCATGACGCAGTCCGCGAAGCGGCGGATGAGTACGCGGATGAGCTCGGCACGCCGCATTCGCTCCTGGTGACGGCGGTGAAACCGGAAGGCACGCTCTCGCTGGTGGCGGGCGGCGTCAGTCCGGGATTGCATTACTCGCACAGCGAATATTTTATTCGTCGGATCCGTGTCAACGCCAGCGACCCGCTCGCCAAAACGGCGGAGGCGCTCGGCTGGAGCGTGCATCCCGAAGTGGGACAGGAAGAGCCGAATGTGCGCACGAAAGTCATCGATTTTCCGTGCTATTCGCCGGTCAAGCGCACGAAGTACGATGTGTCGGCGATGGAGCAGCTGCAGACATATTACGATTTCCAGAAGTACTACACGGAGCAGAACAGTTCCAATACGATTTCGATTAAAGACGACGAATGGGACGACGTTTGCCAAAACGTGTACGACCATTGGGACGAAATGCTCGCCTGCTCGTTTTTGAGCTTGTCGGATCATCACTATGAACTCGCGCCGTACGAAGCGATCACGAAGGAAGAGTACGAGGCGATGACGGCGACGATGCAGGACTTCAATCCGAATTTGCTGAATTATTATGAACAGGCGACGGGGAACGAAGGTAAGGAATTTGAAATTTTGGACGATCGTGAAGAATGCGCGTCGGGAGTTTGCCCGATCAAATAA
- a CDS encoding pyridoxamine 5'-phosphate oxidase family protein — protein sequence MKSVAMRRPEQALSNADCQKILQKHHEGVLALIDADGQPYAVPLNYWYHDNTLYFHGAPQGHKMSAIAAHPQGSFCVIDRADIHAAEFTTYFKSVIAFGPLTVVRDVAEIKMLMQSFGNHYLPQHEHTVEAFVDQYLNEVAVFYLKIETLTGKQASGVLKEEKLHAAAQMM from the coding sequence ATGAAATCGGTAGCAATGCGTCGACCGGAGCAGGCACTCAGCAATGCAGACTGTCAGAAAATTTTACAGAAGCACCATGAAGGCGTGCTTGCTTTGATTGATGCCGACGGTCAACCATACGCCGTTCCGCTCAATTATTGGTACCATGATAATACGCTCTACTTTCATGGCGCCCCCCAAGGACATAAAATGAGCGCTATCGCCGCGCACCCGCAAGGCTCGTTTTGCGTGATTGATCGCGCCGATATTCATGCGGCGGAATTTACTACGTATTTTAAAAGCGTTATTGCCTTCGGACCGCTCACCGTCGTCCGCGACGTAGCGGAAATAAAAATGTTGATGCAGAGCTTCGGCAATCATTACCTGCCACAACATGAGCACACGGTGGAAGCTTTCGTCGATCAATATCTGAATGAAGTCGCGGTTTTTTATCTCAAAATTGAAACACTGACCGGCAAACAAGCCAGCGGTGTATTGAAAGAAGAAAAACTTCACGCCGCCGCGCAAATGATGTAA